In Strigops habroptila isolate Jane chromosome 4, bStrHab1.2.pri, whole genome shotgun sequence, a single genomic region encodes these proteins:
- the ZFYVE26 gene encoding zinc finger FYVE domain-containing protein 26 isoform X6: MSAELDQRELVDTIYAALSIVTFDVEQQADEVRHLFVELLDVCWVEGSPLREEKLLSCMLRKQSHGLLSLYSSVLIERTREKFLVSKSMQKGSSEQLDTERAVMSLFSDPEETSWKTAYFYCLSSSKHFLEQILVTALTLLKREDYSGLNSLLRREFNSLSRLLVLLGWTHCQSVESAKTLLWTLHKTRDLCNDLVLKDFCDGLWAQVEVLEWCIQQNSITIPRKVLLQHLHSLDCHTAVYSLHHLTNLLALKEDDVIELLQKVPARDQQMQVATFPSTLSQQRNLALFRAFCAMKYAVYALCVNSHKHSKCKDCVRSHLGDIPEDETSGEPADCSSVFPQYLAKCQQFLRSVPAPLRLEVLENIFSLLFVSYSDLHTEALLPEDYAEDEDLDKKSTTVSVEGSASRHSSTSESPQRLIEAEKKSERRLLAAQTVHMDPQDLHDLMLAGQSCETSRLNYLDLKHFTSGVTGFLADDVAMDAFLTLLLNHLEEIQSSLPWDSSNVPHEELELVECLNLSANRDAFGSHVLQFSKYLSEAHWRYKVVMSNRSAEHQLATSRRYCSLIRCSSFKKRSRSQRYKTDGKEGTSSPSLESTSSELSTSTSEGSTSNVSGLSDLESRARPQQQNPLIPMMLSPPESLLVSCVLRGNFVEAHQVALMFNLDTSPCYGELVFMERYQEAVQEMARVEQNIDNQASDGTGGIRKSGSGRSTLQAIGNAAAAGMVFYSISDVTDKLLATSGSLAPTLQENFWINNIQLEHTDPLREVLEDLSPSAMAAFDLACTQCRLWKTCKQLLETTERRLYNSLETRGHHPDFVSLYSEGVKGFPAVLQQISKILNYSCTSQGQSKPEVSDEKIGSHFRCSIVNLLQACYPALTEESITNEIVLSQNLDQILKALTHVERSVDSKGSLLGTLVEQASLKSAELEKHLVWNQSQLLLRTLDQHVQITPESNTQTNFVKSFFDYITRLAAVVLQSLNTELDTSAEVKVGNPFILLQQSPSQLLSQLVFEKQVHPDRVSSLLAKKELNLNVQQVIVNCCCEPLSLCSARQNSQVKSLLTNINNLAHQCACHCLPDVEIPILNSAVTSEDISTQASSPVNDLSPHTLTASSLDFLKSQSKLMATVACLSASNIQKIPKSSLSWMEFRGKREVPLGLEQISRECETLLKEFPILERFLLTMFEPLQNRQEEGSSLATVFSGKTYISLVLLGLHSNTAVKVLMGVFQQALAAKNWDRALKVLDRYSQDMEELVNVKDAVLSCATAEDKDGWQYLFPVKNATLRSRLALRYLDKWPLDACLEILAYCISDLGIADELKASLQSRKKELQVYEKILNVQNEPLWNDWQELKKACTDDPQAVMNIILKAKDYELCEEWGHLYPVPREDLISLHREHLLHLLEMGEMEKALQLLQRIEDPGICLAISEQSLDQHPNLAGSHFLADYLTAHFYADLTAARRNEIQALYMGSKVLLTLPELSRVNYFHLSSRPLLMLEQLLMNMKVDWVAVAVQTLHQLLAGQEIGFTVEDIDNLLSKYAEKALNFPFALKEKRSDSLIRIQESLNHVLESETTSKSGSSELSPVSFTGVTIPASPRDRILQQNLCPQEFVPPEKPPPKQQWIPDDTETICMVCKTERFTMFNRRHHCRRCGRLVCSSCSTKKMAVEACRENLSRVCDQCYSYYNREHLPGLVKDTNIRKEDQDQVEVVRIPKATELEWIFSLNEEENEIVRSEFYYDQAPSSSLCIAILSLHSDSIVCGHQLIEHCCKLSQGLTNPEVDAGLLMDIMKQLLFSAKMMFVKAGRNQDLALCDSYISKVDVLNILVAAAYHPIPSLDQILLPAAVTRLRNQLLEAEYYELAIEVSTKSGLDPGGAWHAWGMACLKAGNLSSAREKFNRCLKPPMDLNQLNHGSRLVQDVIQYLESTVKPILIADDDYFATLRELEATLRTRSLSLEMICEGKIQHNSYYQECLFYLHSYGTNLAIISFYMRHDCMREALLHLLNKESPSEVFIEGIFIPSYESGKLHMLENLLETIDPGLESWGVYLIAACKYLQRKNYYHILYELQQFMKDHVRAAMTCIRFFTHGAKSYTELGGKQTWLLKIKDHLKVYLQEVSRNSGRKKMAFTFRKKMSATDVSRHINTVDLQMEVTKFLHRCESSGTSQMTGSSLPTLFGNNNMKMDVACKVMLEGKNIEEGFGIAFRVLQDFQLEATEVYSKVAKQLVKQQKYSEIRQLLKCVNESGVAAKNDGDNIILNCLNEFKNIPAEDLDNLIQDMDSDENKIQAYVMCNKLRSAYLVSVRQEKTRAVQLVQHVRQLAESSRDDVVKAICTQWLLAHQPKTRNRLPQGTRK; this comes from the exons ATGTCAGCAGAACTGGATCAAAGAGAACTAGTAGATACAATTTATGCTGCTCTTAGTATAGTGACTTTTGATGTGGAGCAACAGGCAGATGAAGTACGACACCTATTCGTGGAGCTCTTGGATGTATGCTGGGTTGAGGGAAGCCCGCTGAGGGAGGAGAAGCTACTAAGCTGTATGCTGAGGAAACAGAGCCATGGCCTGTTAAGCCTATATAGCAGTGTTCTCAtagaaagaacaagagaaaaatttttGGTGTCAAAGTCAATGCAAAAAG GTTCATCTGAGCAGCTGGACACAGAGCGAGCCGTGATGAGTTTGTTCTCAGATCCGGAAGAGACTTCTTGGAAGACAGCCTATTTCTACTGcttgagcagcagcaagcactTTCTGGAACAGATTCTG gTGACTGCATTAACTTTGCTGAAGAGAGAAGACTACTCAGGCCTGAACAGCTTATTGAGGAGAGAATTCAACTCCCTTAGTCGCCTCTTGGTATTGCTGGGATGGACACATTGTCAAAGCGTGGAGTCAGCAAAAACATTGCTGTGGACTCTTCACAAAACTCGG GATCTGTGCAATGATTTGGTACTGAAAGACTTCTGTGATGGGCTGTGGGCCCAGGTGGAAGTTCTTGAATGGTGCATACAGCAAAACAG TATTACTATCCCAAGGAAGGTTCTTTTGCAACACTTGCACAGTCTAGATTGTCACACTGCAGTGTACTCTCTTCATCATCTCACTAATCTTCTGGCACTGAAGGAAGATGATGTTATTGAGCTTCTTCAAAAAGTTCCTGCTAGAGACCAACAGATGCAGG TGGCAACATTCCCTAGCACCCTGAGTCAGCAGCGCAATCTGGCACTCTTTCGAGCATTTTGTGCCATGAAGTATGCTGTTTATGCTCTCTGTGTGAATTCACATAAGCATTCCAAGTGCAAAGATTGTGTACGCAGCCATCTTGGTGATATCCCTGAGGATGAAACTTCTGGAGAACCAGCAG ATTGCTCTTCAGTATTTCCTCAGTACCTTGCGAAGTGTCAGCAGTTCTTAAGGAGCGTTCCTGCTCCTCTGCGCCTGGAGGTTTTGGAGAACATCTTCtccttgctttttgtttcctacaGTGACCTGCACACTGAGGCTCTTTTACCTGAGGACTATGCAGAAGATGAGGATCTTGACAAAAAGAGTACTACTGTGAGTGTAGAAGGCAGTGCTAGTCGACATTCTTCTACCTCAGAAAGTCCACAGCGCCTAATAGAGGCTGAAAAGAAGTCAGAGAGGCGTCTGCTGGCTGCTCAGACAGTTCACATGGACCCCCAAGATCTTCATGACTTGATGTTAGCTGGACAAAGCTGTGAAACCTCTAGGCTGAACTACCTGGATCTGAAACACTTCACCAGTGGTGTAACTGGATTTTTAGCGGATGATGTAGCCATGGATGCGTTCCTCACATTGCTTCTCAACCATCTGGAAGAAATTCAGAGTTCTCTCCCATGGGACTCTAGTAATGTACCTCATGAAGAGCTGGAGCTTGTAGAGTGCTTGAATCTTTCTGCAAACAGAGATGCCTTTGGAAGTCACGtgttacagttttccaaataTCTTTCTGAAGCTCACTGGCGATACAAGGTGGTGATGAGTAACAGAAGTGCAG AACATCAGCTTGCAACTTCCAGGAGATACTGCTCTTTAATCAGGTGCTCCAGCTTTAAGAAACGAAGTAGATCTCAAAGGTACAAGACAG aTGGGAAAGAGGGAACTTCCAGTCCATCATTAGAAAGTACAAGTAGTGAGCTAAGCACCAGTACTTCAG AGGGAAGCACCAGTAATGTGTCTGGCTTGAGTGATTTGGAAAGCAGGGCGAgaccacagcagcaaaacccccTCATTCCTATGATGCTTTCCCCACCAGAATCACTGTTAGTGTCTTGTGTTTTGAGGGGAAATTTCGTAGAAGCCCATCAG GTGGCTTTGATGTTTAATCTGGATACTTCACCTTGCTACGGTGAATTGGTTTTCATGGAGCGCTACCAAGAGGCGGTACAAGAAATGGCAAGAGTGGAGCAAAATATTGATAATCAAGCATCGGATGGCACTGGAGGCATCAGGAAATCTGGCAGTGGTCGTTCGACACTGCAAGCTATTGggaatgcagcagcagctg GTATGGTATTTTATTCCATCTCGGATGTTACTGATAAATTGCTTGCAACTTCTGGAAGTCTTGCCCCTACTCTCCAAGAAAACTTCTGGATAAACAATATCCAGCTGGAGCATACTGATCCTCTGCGGGAAGTGCTGGAAGACCTCAGTCCTTCAGCAATGGCAGCATTTGACCTGGCTTGTACTCAGTGCCGTCTTTGGAAGACGTGCAAACAGCTTTtggaaacaacagaaagaagaCTGTACAACAGCCTTGAAACTCGGG GCCACCATCCTGactttgtttcactgtactCTGAAGGTGTAAAGGGTTTCCCAGCAGTTCTCCAGCAAATAAGTAAAATTCTCAACTATTCCTGCACATCTCAAGGGCAATCCAAGCCAG AGGTCTCAGATGAGAAAATAGGGAGTCATTTTCGATGCAGTATTGTAAACCTTCTGCAAGCTTGCTACCCTGCCTTGACTGAAGAAAGTATTACTAATGAAATTGTTTTATCACAAAATCTGGATCAAATCCTAAAAGCACTGACACATGTTGAACGTTCTGTGG ACTCTAAAGGCAGCTTGCTTGGCACCTTGGTGGAGCAGGCCTCTCTCAAATCTGCGGAGCTAGAGAAGCACCTGGTTTGGAATCAgtcacagctcctgctgagaACTCTTGACCAACATGTCCAAATCACGCCAGAGAGCAACACGCAGACAAACTTTGTGAAGTCCTTCTTTGACTACATCACTAGACTGGCTGCTGTTGTATTACAAAGCCTGAATACAGAGCTAG atacatCTGCAGAAGTGAAAGTGGGGAACCCTTTCATACTGTTACAGCAGAGTCCATCTCAGCTGCTCTCCCAGCTTGTGTTTGAGAAACAGGTTCATCCTGACAG GGTTTCCTCTCTCTTGGCTAAAAAAGAGTTGAACTTGAATGTGCAGCAAGTTATTGTTAACTGTTGCTGTGAACCACTGTCATTGTGCAGTGCAAGGCAAAACAGCCAGGTGAAGTCTCTTCTGACAAACATCAACAACTTAGCACACCAGTGTGCCTGCCACTGCCTGCCAGATGTTGAAATACCTATTCTCAATTCTGCAGTGACCTCTGAGGATATCTCTACTCAGGCCTCATCCCCTGTAAATGACCTGAGCCCGCACACACTCACTGCCTCCTCCCTAGACTTCCTAAAGTCTCAGTCAAAGCTGATGGCCACAGTGGCATGTCTGAGTGCATCTAATATACAGAAAATTCCCAAATCGAGTTTATCTTGGATGGAATTTCGGGGCAAACGGGAGGTGCCCTTAGGTTTGGAGCAGATTTCCAGGGAGTGTGAGACATTGTTGAAGGAGTTTCCAATATTGGAACGATTTCTTCTTACTATGTTTGAGCCACTTCAGAATCGGCAAGAGGAAGGTAGCAGTTTGGCTACTGTCTTCTCTGGCAAGACATACATATCTCTGGTTCTCCTAGGATTGCATTCCAACACAGCTGTTAAGGTATTAATGGGAGTCTTTCAACAAGCTCTTGCTGCAAAGAATTGGGACAGAGCTCTGAAGGTCTTAGATCGGTACAGTCAGGACATGGAGGAGCTGGTCAATGTGAAGgatgctgtgctgagctgtgcaacTGCTGAAG ATAAGGATGGTTGGCAATACTTGTTCCCAGTAAAAAATGCAACATTGAGAAGTAGGTTGGCTCTGCGCTATCTGGACAAATGGCCCCTTGATGCCTGTTTGGAAATCCTAGCTTACTGCATTTCTGATTTGGGCATAGCTGATGAACTGAAAGCCAgtctgcagagcaggaagaaagaactTCAGGTTTATGAAAAG ATTCTGAATGTGCAAAATGAACCATTGTGGAATGACTGGCAGGAGCTGAAAAAAGCCTGCACTGATGACCCCCAGGCCGTCATGAATATAATTCTAAAGGCAAAG gATTATGAGTTGTGTGAGGAATGGGGGCACTTGTATCCTGTCCCAAGAGAAGATTTGATCAGCCTTCACCGGGAGCATCTTCTTCACTTACTGGAGATGGGAGAGATGGAAAAAGCATTGCAG cTTTTACAAAGAATTGAAGACCCTGGCATTTGCCTTGCCATCAGTGAACAGTCCCTTGACCAGCATCCGAACTTGGCAGGCTCTCACTTCTTGGCTGATTACCTCACAGCTCACTTCTACGCAGATCTGACAGCAGCACGCCGTAATGAAATCCAGGCACTCTATATGGGATCAAAG GTGCTGCTGACTCTGCCTGAGCTTTCCCGTGTTAACTACTTCCACCTCTCCTCCAGGCCACTGCTCATGCTGGAACAGCTCCTCATGAATATGAAGGTGGACTGGGTAGCTGTCGCTGTGCAGACACTGCACCAGCTCTTAGCTGGACAGGAAATTGGTTTTACTGTAGAAGACATTGACAATTTGCTCTCCAAGTATGCAGAAAAAGCTCTCAACTTCCcttttgcattaaaagaaaagagatcaG ATTCTCTGATACGTATCCAAGAAAGTCTCAATCATGTATTGGAGTCTGAAACAACATCTAAATCGGGATCATCAGAACTATCTCCTGTCAGCTTTACTG GTGTCACCATACCTGCAAGTCCCAGAGACAGAATTCTGCAGCAGAATTTGTGCCCTCAAGAATTTGTGCCTCCTGAGAAGCCACCACCAAAGCAGCAATGGATACCTGATGACACTGAAACGATATGTATGGTTTGCAAAACTGAACGTTTCACTATG TTTAACAGGCGCCATCACTGCAGGCGCTGTGGCAGGCTGGTGTGCAGCTCTTGCTCCACCAAGAAAATGGCAGTAGAAGCTTGCAGAGAAAATCTGTCTCGTGTATGTGATCAGTGCTATAGCTACTACAACAGAGAACATCTGCCTGGCTTGGTAAAAGACACAAACAT cagaaaagaagatCAGGACCAAGTGGAAG TGGTGCGAATACCCAAAGCTACTGAGCTTGAATGGATTTTTTCCCTGAATGAAGAGGAGAATGAAATTGTACGCAGTGAATTTTATTATGATCAG GCTCCCAGCTCTTCCTTGTGTATTGCCATCCTTAGCCTGCACAGTGACAGCATAGTTTGTGGCCACCAGCTGATAGAGCACTGCTGCAAATTGTCCCAAGGGCTCACTAATCCGGAGGTGGATGCTGGTCTGCTTATGGACATCATGAAACAATTGCTTTTCAGTGCCAAAATGATGTTTGTAAAAGCTGGAAGGAACCAGGACCTAGCTCTTTGTGACAG CTACATCAGCAAAGTGGATGTGTTGAATATTTTGGTTGCTGCTGCCTACCATCCAATACCATCTTTGGATCAGAttcttctccctgcagcagtAACAAGATTAAGGAATCAGCTTCTGGAAGCAGAGTACTATGAACTAGCTATCGAG gTATCTACAAAATCTGGGTTGGATCCAGGTGGAGCATGGCATGCCTGGGGCATGGCTTGCCTTAAAGCTGGAAATTTAAGTTCAGCCAGAGAGAAGTTTAACCGATGTTTAAAACCACCTATGGATCTAAACCAGCTGAACCATGGTTCAAGGCTGGTCCAGGACGTGATACAGTACCTGGAGTCCACAGTGAAGCCCATACTCATTGCA GATGATGATTACTTTGCCACATTGAGGGAACTTGAAGCAACACTGAGAACGAGAAGTCTGTCTCTGGAGATGATATGTGAGGGGAAGATTCAGCACAACAGCTACTATCAAGAGTGCTTGTTCTATTTACACAGTTACGGCACTAATCTGGCGATAATAAGCTTTTACATGAGGCATGACTGTATGAGAGAAGCACTGCTTCACTTGTTAAATAAG GAATCCCCATCAGAAGTGTTCATTGAAGGGATCTTCATTCCAAGTTATGAAAGTGGAAAACTCCATATGTTGGAGAACTTGCTGGAAACCATTGATCCAGGACTGGAGAGCTGGGGAGTCTACTTGATTGCAGCCTGCAAATACTTGCAGAGAAAGAACTACTACCATATTCTGTATGAGCTGCAACAGTTCATGAAG GATCACGTTCGTGCTGCCATGACCTGCATTAGATTTTTCACTCATGGAGCAAAGTCTTACACTGAACTGGGAGGCAAACAGACATGGCTTCTAAAGATCAAGGACCATCTCAAAGTCTATCTGCAGGAGGTCTCAAGAaattcaggaaggaaaaaaatggcattCACTTTTCGGAAGAAAATGTCTGCTACAGATGTGTCAAG GCACATCAATACAGTTGATCTGCAGATGGAAGTAACAAAGTTCCTGCATCGATGTGAGAGCTCAGGAACCTCTCAAATGACAGGTTCCTCCTTGCCCACACTCTTTGGAAACAATAACATGAAAATGGATGTTGCTTGCAAG GTCATGTTGGAAGGCAAAAACATTGAGGAAGGTTTTGGAATTGCATTTAGAGTCCTTCAG